In Carassius gibelio isolate Cgi1373 ecotype wild population from Czech Republic chromosome B4, carGib1.2-hapl.c, whole genome shotgun sequence, one DNA window encodes the following:
- the LOC127956063 gene encoding gastrula zinc finger protein XlCGF7.1: protein MAFIKEESEDLQIEEAFSVKQEEEQTDLMALKVENEELKEIEEESKCERHVFAAVEKSTSTETNLSPNSESKSCHQCGKSFKFKANLKEHLKIHTGERPFTCQQCGKSFTKKGNLKEHTKIHTGEKLFTCQQCGKSFVKKGNLKDHLYIHTVVKPFTCDKCGMGFKFKESLNNHLRKIHSRENCFMCNQCGESFNSKVNLYSHIKLHTKEKRFICPLCGDTFLQNGNLKSHLRVHSQEKTFPSVWKSFQTENNP, encoded by the coding sequence aCCTGATGGCACTGAAAGTAGAGAATGAAGAACTGAAAGAAATAGAAGAGGAGAGTAAATGTGAGAGACATGTTTTCGCGGCTGTAGAAAAATCCACATCGACTGAAACAAATTTGTCTCCAAACTCTGAATCTAAAAGTTGTcatcaatgtggaaagagtttcaaatTTAAAGCAAACCTTAAGGAGCACTTaaaaattcacactggagagaggccTTTCacatgccaacagtgtggaaagagtttcactaaAAAAGGAAACCTTAAAGAGCACACaaagattcacactggagagaagcttTTCacatgccaacagtgtggaaagagttttgttAAAAAAGGAAATCTTAAAGATCACCTGTACATTCACACTGTAGTAAAGCCATTCACATGTGACAAGTGTGGAATGGGTTTCAAATTTAAAGAAAGCCTTAATAACCACTTGCGAAAAATACATTCAAGAGAGAATTGTTTTATGTGTAATCAGTGTGGAGAGAGTTTCAATAGTAAAGTAAACCTCTACAGTCATATAAAACTTCACACTAAAGAGAAGCGGTTTATCTGCCCACTGTGTGGTGATACTTTCTTACAAAATGGAAATCTGAAATCACACTTGAGAGTTCACTCTCAAGAGAAGACTTTCCCATCAGTGTGGAAATCATTTCAGACAGAAAACAACCCTTGA
- the LOC127956023 gene encoding oocyte zinc finger protein XlCOF26 isoform X1, giving the protein MLIKTVKTGEAAEIHVSRKMTFIKVESEDMKIEEVFSMKQEDTEDQTKMALIKEESEDLKIEETFSVKHEDSEEQSKIRFIKGEKEDIKTEKAFIVKHEDTGEQTDLLALKEDKEVLNETEKDQYENLQRTVTRSFVQQDIPKDQTGERFSNKVSHERHIKIHTGEKPFICVQCGKCFTLKENFNRHVRSHSEEKPYTCQQCGVSFAQHGHLEIHMKFHTGESPFTCQHCGKCFACKSILERHLIIHTGVKRFACPQCGKCFNQRGNLKAHIRTHSRKSAFICQQCGKSFTHIGSLNGHMRTHTGETPFTCQQCGDSFAHNGNLKLHMRIHTGEKPYSVS; this is encoded by the exons ATGCTGATCAAAACAGT AAAAACTGGTGAAGCAGCTGAGATCCACGTATCAAGAAAGATGACGTTCATTAAAGTGGAGAGTGAAGACATGAAGATTGAAGAAGTATTTAGCATGAAACAAGAAGATACTGAGGACCAAACAAAGATGGCGCTTATTAAAGAGGAGAGCGAAGACctgaagattgaagaaacattcagtGTCAAACATGAAGATTCTGAGGAacaatcaaaaattaggtttatTAAAGGGGAGAAAGAAGACATTAAGACTGAAAAAGCATTCATAGTCAAACATGAGGATACTggggaacaaacag aTCTACTGGCACTGAAAGAGGATAAAGAAGTACTCAATGAAACTGAAAAAGATCAATATGAGAACCTTCAAAGGACAGTAACCAGAAGTTTCGTTCAACAGGACATCCCTAAAGATCAAACTGGGGAAAGATTCTCTAATAAAGTAAGTCATGAGAGGCACATAaagattcacactggagaaaagcctttcaTATGCGTTCAGTGTGGAAAATGTTTCACTCTAAAAGAAAACTTCAACAGGCATGTGAGATCTCACAGTGAAGAGAAGCCTTACACATGCCAACAGTGTGGTGTGAGTTTTGCTCAACATGGACACCTTGAAATCCACATGAAGTTTCATACTGGCGAGAGCCCTTTTACTTGCCAACATTGTGGAAAATGTTTTGCTTGTAAATCCATTCTTGAAAGACACTTAATAATTCACACTGGAGTAAAGCGGTTTGCATGCCCTCAGTGCGGAAAATGTTTCAATCAACGAGGAAACCTCAAAGCCCACATTAGAACACACAGTAGAAAGAGTGCCTTcatctgccaacagtgtggaaagagtttcactcatATAGGGAGTCTCAACGGGCACATGAGGACTCACACCGGAGAAACACCTTTCACGTGCCAACAGTGTGGAGACAGTTTTGCTCACAATGGAAACCTTAAACTCCACAtgagaatccacactggagaaaagccttacaGTGTGTCATAA
- the LOC127956023 gene encoding gastrula zinc finger protein XlCGF7.1 isoform X2, with product MTFIKVESEDMKIEEVFSMKQEDTEDQTKMALIKEESEDLKIEETFSVKHEDSEEQSKIRFIKGEKEDIKTEKAFIVKHEDTGEQTDLLALKEDKEVLNETEKDQYENLQRTVTRSFVQQDIPKDQTGERFSNKVSHERHIKIHTGEKPFICVQCGKCFTLKENFNRHVRSHSEEKPYTCQQCGVSFAQHGHLEIHMKFHTGESPFTCQHCGKCFACKSILERHLIIHTGVKRFACPQCGKCFNQRGNLKAHIRTHSRKSAFICQQCGKSFTHIGSLNGHMRTHTGETPFTCQQCGDSFAHNGNLKLHMRIHTGEKPYSVS from the exons ATGACGTTCATTAAAGTGGAGAGTGAAGACATGAAGATTGAAGAAGTATTTAGCATGAAACAAGAAGATACTGAGGACCAAACAAAGATGGCGCTTATTAAAGAGGAGAGCGAAGACctgaagattgaagaaacattcagtGTCAAACATGAAGATTCTGAGGAacaatcaaaaattaggtttatTAAAGGGGAGAAAGAAGACATTAAGACTGAAAAAGCATTCATAGTCAAACATGAGGATACTggggaacaaacag aTCTACTGGCACTGAAAGAGGATAAAGAAGTACTCAATGAAACTGAAAAAGATCAATATGAGAACCTTCAAAGGACAGTAACCAGAAGTTTCGTTCAACAGGACATCCCTAAAGATCAAACTGGGGAAAGATTCTCTAATAAAGTAAGTCATGAGAGGCACATAaagattcacactggagaaaagcctttcaTATGCGTTCAGTGTGGAAAATGTTTCACTCTAAAAGAAAACTTCAACAGGCATGTGAGATCTCACAGTGAAGAGAAGCCTTACACATGCCAACAGTGTGGTGTGAGTTTTGCTCAACATGGACACCTTGAAATCCACATGAAGTTTCATACTGGCGAGAGCCCTTTTACTTGCCAACATTGTGGAAAATGTTTTGCTTGTAAATCCATTCTTGAAAGACACTTAATAATTCACACTGGAGTAAAGCGGTTTGCATGCCCTCAGTGCGGAAAATGTTTCAATCAACGAGGAAACCTCAAAGCCCACATTAGAACACACAGTAGAAAGAGTGCCTTcatctgccaacagtgtggaaagagtttcactcatATAGGGAGTCTCAACGGGCACATGAGGACTCACACCGGAGAAACACCTTTCACGTGCCAACAGTGTGGAGACAGTTTTGCTCACAATGGAAACCTTAAACTCCACAtgagaatccacactggagaaaagccttacaGTGTGTCATAA
- the LOC127955969 gene encoding uncharacterized protein LOC127955969 isoform X1, translating to MAYCCVPGCRSFSRQNKDNTSFHKFPQDRELQKKWIVKIRRDIGPNFQITKNTRVCSKHFSPECFSRTLTGIRKLKGGSVPSVFTWTQQPNERKTLRSQEKWHLEEEHEEDESSTKDGPSNEECHVTEMPNTDHDYCVEPMTTEEKLVAAQEEISRLSAENEALRSNQFGIQNFMGNSKLIQFYTGFPDYDTVRAVFLALQPTAQSMASWAQVQRINQTNQHSLRVGFQAQHLSLFNQFFLFLCRIRLGLLEQDLAVRFSVSQSTVSRICVTWANYLYFMLGSLPIWPSRSAVDELMPEYFKALYPKTRVILDCTEIRVQSASSKVLNSETYSHYKGTTTLKSLVGISPDGSMTFVTSLYTGSISDKEITKSSGILNLLEEGDAVMVDKGFLIKDLLDEIHATVVIPPFLGPSGQFSHEDLAHTHNIARLRIHIERAIRRIKEYHIFDRVIPLSLAGSVNQLWTVCSILTNFHGPLF from the exons ATGGCGTATTGTTGTGTACCGGGATGCCGGTCGTTTAGCCGTCAAAATAAAGACAATACGTCATTTCACAAATTTCCACAGGACAGAGAACTTCAGAAAAAGTGGATTGTTAAAATTCGACGGGACATTGGACCTAACTTTCAG ATTACAAAGAACACACGAGTGTGCTCGAAACATTTCTCTCCGGAATGTTTTTCAAGAACACTGACTGGAATCAGGAAGCTAAAGGGAGGTTCAGTTCCCTCCGTGTTTACATGGACTCAACAGCCAAACGAAAGGAAAACCTTACGATC ACAAGAAAAATGGCATTTAGAGGAAGAACATGAGGAAGATGAAAG TTCTACAAAGGATGGACCAAGCAACGAAGAATG TCATGTCACAGAGATGCCAAACACTGATCATGATTATTGTGTGGAGCCCATGACTACAGAGGAGAAGCTTGTGGCTGCACAAGAGGAAATTTCTCGTCTGTCTGCTGAAAATGAAGCACTCAGAAGTAATCAGTTTGGCATTCAGAACTTTATGGGTAATTCAAAACTCATACAGTTTTACACTGGGTTCCCTGACTATGACACTGTAAGAGCCGTTTTCTTGGCTCTACAGCCCACAGCACAGAGCATGGCCTCATGGGCTCAAGTGCAAAGAATCAATCAAACAAACCAACACTCACTGAGGGTTGGATTCCAGGCACAACATCTCTCCCtgtttaatcagttttttttgtttctttgccgGATTAGATTGGGCCTTCTTGAACAAGACCTTGCTGTGCGTTTCAGTGTTTCACAAAGTACAGTCAGTAGAATTTGTGTAACCTGGGCAAATTATTTGTACTTCATGCTGGGGAGTCTGCCTATATGGCCAAGTAGATCTGCAGTTGATGAACTTATGCCAGAGTATTTTAAAGCTCTCTACCCCAAAACCAGAGTCATCCTGGATTGTACTGAAATTCGAGTCCAATCTGCCAGCTCTAAGGTACTGAACTCTGAGACTTACTCACACTACAAAGGCACGACTACACTCAAATCTCTGGTTGGAATTTCCCCGGATGGGAGCATGACTTTTGTGACCAGTCTTTACACCGGAAGCATCTCTGATAAAGAGATCACCAAGTCATCTGGCATTTTGAATCTTCTCGAAGAGGGTGATGCTGTGATGGTAGACAAAGGCTTTTTAATCAAAGACCTACTTGATGAAATTCATGCCACAGTAGTTATTCCACCTTTTCTCGGCCCAAGTGGACAGTTCAGCCATGAGgatcttgcacacacacacaacattgctCGTTTGAGGATTCACATTGAACGGGCCATTCGTCGAATCAAGGAATATCACATTTTTGATCGTGTGATTCCTTTGTCATTGGCTGGTTCTGTAAATCAGCTCTGGACTGTGTGTTCTATCCTCACAAATTTTCACGGTCCACTGTTTTGA
- the LOC127955969 gene encoding THAP domain-containing protein 1-like isoform X2, with amino-acid sequence MAYCCVPGCRSFSRQNKDNTSFHKFPQDRELQKKWIVKIRRDIGPNFQITKNTRVCSKHFSPECFSRTLTGIRKLKGGSVPSVFTWTQQPNERKTLRSQEKWHLEEEHEEDESSTKDGPSNEEWLVEIYHTKCVPYFLHYKAHLKAFNFLKK; translated from the exons ATGGCGTATTGTTGTGTACCGGGATGCCGGTCGTTTAGCCGTCAAAATAAAGACAATACGTCATTTCACAAATTTCCACAGGACAGAGAACTTCAGAAAAAGTGGATTGTTAAAATTCGACGGGACATTGGACCTAACTTTCAG ATTACAAAGAACACACGAGTGTGCTCGAAACATTTCTCTCCGGAATGTTTTTCAAGAACACTGACTGGAATCAGGAAGCTAAAGGGAGGTTCAGTTCCCTCCGTGTTTACATGGACTCAACAGCCAAACGAAAGGAAAACCTTACGATC ACAAGAAAAATGGCATTTAGAGGAAGAACATGAGGAAGATGAAAG TTCTACAAAGGATGGACCAAGCAACGAAGAATGGTTAGTAGAAATCTATCATACAAAATGTGTACCATATTTtctgcactataaggcgcacttaaaagcctttaattttctcaaaaaatga
- the LOC127955984 gene encoding uncharacterized protein LOC127955984, with protein sequence MMLKVELASENPFIRDTHCTCKAGLGHCNHLLGLLYTLAHYLKMEHKSVPPRASKTSLPQTWHVPSRTLGLKPKPISTVSVSKVKPPNSSTHRVNRTSEGILPNVYCPVPVPLPCSEFVENLRENLKASGSRSHMFKLLTASNQQKQLVTTEFGDLPLGSVLSYQLPQQTVSFEEHPTLPLPPQPCSYATVLNQEEHDFYGGLIITSEDSLHLESGTRDQSSITWHRLRAERITSTSFKRVCSRVKDFDKLAADMCAKQTIQTKAMKRGIQLEPVAAAEYEKLTGNKLFPCGLIINHHAPHLGASPDRKVVDLTADPVHGLLEIKCPNKDSFKNCSYLTNAAGNFTLKKTHEYYYQIVGQMGISGFTWCDFFVKCNSDYHLERIHFNKDEWEELKCKLDFFFFSCFLPVLCNRRVLTETRPQITL encoded by the exons ATGATGTTGAAG GTGGAGCTGGCTTCAGAAAACCCTTTTATCCGAGACACTCACTGCACTTGTAAAGCAGGATTGGGGCACTGTAATCATTTACTAGGACTACTATACACACTGGCTCACTACCTAAAAATGGAGCATAAATCTGTACCACCAAGAGCAAGTAAAACCTCTTTGCCTCAAACATGGCATGTGCCATCAAGAACATTAGGACTAAAGCCAAAGCCAATCAGCACAGTATCGGTTTCCAAAGTAAAACCACCAAATAGTAGTACCCATAGAGTAAACCGCACAAGTGAGGGAATTCTTCCAAATGTTTACTGCCCAGTCCCTGTCCCATTGCCCTGTAGTGAATTTGTAGAGAATCTGAGGGAAAACCTAAAAGCATCAGGCAGCAGAAGCCACATGTTTAAACTATTAACTGCCAGTAACCAACAAAAACAACTTGTCACCACAGAGTTCGGCGACTTACCTTTAGGGTCTGTTTTATCCTACCAATTACCCCAGCAGACTGTGTCCTTTGAAGAGCACCCTACACTGCCTCTTCCTCCACAACCATGCTCCTACGCAACTGTATTAAACCAGGAAGAACATGATTTCTACGGAGGTCTGATAATTACATCAGAAGATTCACTGCACCTGGAAAGTGGAACCAGGGACCAAAGCAGCATCACTTGGCATCGGCTACGCGCAGAGAGGATCACATCAACATCTTTTAAGCGGGTCTGTTCTAGAGTTAAAGACTTTGACAAGTTAGCTGCTGACATGTGTGCAAAACAAACCATTCAGACCAAAGCTATGAAAAGAGGCATACAACTTGAGCCTGTTGCTGCTGCAGAATATGAAAAACTCACTGGAAACAAATTGTTTCCCTGTGGCTTAATAATTAATCATCATGCCCCTCACCTAGGAGCATCACCTGACAGGAAAGTAGTTGACCTTACAGCAGATCCTGTCCACGGTCTTCTCGAGATAAAATGCCCAAACAAAGACAGCTTCAAAAACTGCTCATATTTGACAAATGCAGCAGGGAACTTCACTCTAAAAAAGACCCACGAGTACTACTATCAGATTGTTGGACAAATGGGGATTAGTGGGTTTACCTGGTGTGACTTTTTTGTCAAATGCAATAGTGATTACCACCTGGAACGTATCCATTTCAACAAAGATGAATGGGAGGAGCTGAAGTGTAAgcttgattttttctttttcagctgttTCTTACCTGTTCTCTGCAACAGGAGAGTGTTAACCGAAACAAGACCTCAAATTACCCTTTGA